ggccaaaacacaatctcattaaaggtctctataaactatttatttataccaagtttgcaCTCAATATGTTGACTCTAATACTCAAGTTATTCATACcattcaattttcttttaagttactttgaccttgaccttgatcctatgggcctcaaacacaatcacatgaaaggtctccataaactatttttgttcactataataattatgtcaaacaaagccaaaattattcgataccagcccgcccaaacaatgacacaagtcattctaataaccttttttccctttgtgaaaacctggttaagaatataaaaatttgcctgtcaaaagaaataaaaagaaaaaaaaagaaaaaaaaaaagtcaatcaagggccagaCTTTGTATTTAGGGTTTGGTCATCATTGAttgtgcgaagtattaagtcaattgaatgaagcgtataaaagttttttttattaatattcaaactTGCCCTacaactttaacctgcccttaaactttaagtTCTTAAgttaatcaggggccataacttgtattaaggataatctggagttatgttaccttattgtgtgatggtcctggacaactgtgtgaagtattaggcaaattgaatgaagggtattggacttataagtgaaaataccaacttgccctaaaactttaaccagacacggacgctggggcgagtagtatagtcgtccttattcttcaaatagtcgagctaaaaagtgTCCTCAATTGCTTATCACTGTCAGCCCcgtcaaaatatatttcaaaactttgCTAACAAATGGATTGTACCTTTTGGGTCACTGTAAATGCCATGGCTATGCAGTCTCCGCCACACAGTTGTCCCCGGGAAGGAGTGGCATTATCACGGCCGTGGTCTCGTGGACCTCACTGGCGGTAATATTGAATATCCCTTTCAACACAATAGAGAGGGAAGAGGAAGCCTCCCTTGCCAAAGCCTCCAACTGTCTAGCCCTGCCTGGAACTGCTGAGGGTTCCATCATTTTAACACACAGGTGTGTGTAATATCTACGTAAACACGAAATCACATGAATATTCATTGACTTATggtacaatattattatttagtaaatactTATTTTCAAGCCTAAATAGTCCAACGTTAATTGCAACTGTTGTGTGACTTCATATTCACCTCTTTTGGCGTTATcctcatgtatatatatacataattatatttcattggTAATCCAACCAGGTTTGATTTGATTATCAATCTTATTTCAGAACTTGTTTAGTCATGTAAAGTATACTTATTTCAGTACTTTTAAATCATGTAAGTCTTAAAAATTTACCCAGACACTGTCGCCATGTCAAAGTTTGCTGAAACCTGCAGTGCTTCGGTGGCCTTCCGAACCACAGCACCGTTCCCAAGGTCAACGCTCAGTAGACCAACCTCAGGAACGGAAGGGTCATCCCAAACGAAGGGCATGGTCAAGGATGTGAACCAACCCATCAGGAATGAGAGGGTGCATCTGAAAAAAAACCACATCAGTATAAATAGATTTATGGAAGTCGTTTTCAACTTAGACGGCTTGTTTTAAGCTAGTCTTTGTCGTATGCAAGGTTATATTTTCAGTAATGTTATGTGATGTTAtgacgtaatgaaatgaagcaTTTATGCATCGATAGCATCCTATAATAAAGGTCTTATTGGATCATGGTTTTCCAATCAACCTATTTAATGCCTATTTATACGAATAAAATATTAAGCTCAAAAAGTACTACATgacatacattgtacatatgTTTCTCTAAATAGGTTTAACAAACTCATCTGTGTATCTATTTTACCATCTAATTGTACGGTTACAGGTATGAATTACACATTTCACACGTATAATTaccaaatttaataattttcatattcagCCAGGCTCCACAGCTGGCACAAGTGCCTTTCCAGCGGTTGGTGGGCCATACAACACCGGTAAATTGAAATGATGACGGCTCTCTAAGATCCACCTGGACCGATGCAAGATGAACATATAGCCCCACGTCATAGAGGCAGCGCCAAAGTTGTCACCAAGTACCACAACGACCTTGCGCAgaaatttctgaaaaatattaataaccaTAACACTATAAATCAAGTCACTTATATTTTTCACCATTGCTGAAAATGACTCAAAAGCATATCGGAAACTTGAAATACACTGACATAGATGACTGTCGTAATCGCCTGTAATCTTTGATAATTatggatgcaaacgaatggcaaaatcgaTATTACCAAATTacttcttttaaaagttgtcgccaacttttattatattcgctaaagtaatagctGGAGCATTTTAACTCTACTTTGTCGTAACCActacgcgcggcggaccctgaatttcaccaaatgagcctctgaaacTTCTTatttttagaaagaaaaaagtgaacaaaggaaaaatcaaaaacttttaaatagtATTCCTCTGccatcatatttgtaaacaacttGAACTTAGATGAATTTCTGGTCAATTGGCGTTATGTTGGTCTTTCCATAGGaggagcagcctcgttctgggattgacctctacGGAAACTATGGAAACAACAAACCAACTTGGGAACAAGTTTATTCCTTAATTGGTTGAGTCAattaaatttaccgaaaataattggaTTTTTGTGTCACTTGTCTTACAGCcggttattgtaaaattacggggactttCTATAGTACCCGAAGGTATCCAAGAGGACGTGGATTGAGGCCCTAAATGACATAagacgcgtgtttagtgtattgtcatcacattcacacctctggcatttttggcaaattgttgtcaaaacaaGACAGtcaaattttaaacacaataacaGAGTTTAGgcttgatatttattattttatatattcaacaacaaaacatcgaataccgattttgatattcgaataacaaacgtttgatcgaatattcgaatattcgtttgcatccctattgATAATGATTAATTAATAGTGCCGTTATAATTTAGAAGTGGGAGAGCCAGTATAGGTATGTTATGTCTTACCCTCAGTGGTTTAATGGAGATTGGCAGACTGATGTGGTGGAAGAGGTCTGCCCTCGGTACAAGCGTCCCTGGCCACTCTGGCAGCCACATGGTAAAGAGGGTGGAGGGGTCGAGCTAAAAACATGGGTTCAAAAATTAACTCAAATATTGTACAAACAACATTAGTGATGAAGCAATTATCGAGTACAATTGATAAATCGTctctgacaatgctatgtcggcgacaattgATAGTGGTTGTCCCTAAagttacttccggtaactacgtgttttttgttttgtgataaaagtcaagtaaatgtcaatttttctttcCGGTAAATTCTCGTTAAGTTCATTTGAACAAGAGAGGTCACTCTTttacacaaatgcggtgaatgtaaaaACTTTGcttaaaaacagaaaaaggttatggaaaGTTACATACTGTTtcaaaaagcatgactatacCATCACAAGTACTGATTCCAGATTTAACCATTtcaatgatcatgatgatgatatgtataaagaatgtattccttactgatattatgaactttcgactatcgtccgatagtaaatcgaaatgcttggtccgatttgCAAACACTAAACAACATCTACTTTGACATAGCGCTTTAACTTACTTATTTTAAGAGCGATACCGGAATGATAGTGCCtgcaatattttaatgttgaaacaCTACCTCTGTATACCAAGTATTTAACTTTAAGTGCTTAAATGTATGAAGCAAGAAAATGACCCTGTACATGTCAGACAGCTGTCAagtataattaataaaacttaattaataGTTCATAACTATCTCTATACGTACCATGATCTATACGTCATGCCTTTCACACAGACAACATGGCGGGGATTATGTTCCATCATCAGCCCAGTCTCATCAATGTTCCAGATTAATTCAGGATGATTGTCAAGATCATGCTTCTTCATCACCTTTTCCAGCTCTGCAAAGTACTACTTGATTGTTTCCTCTGACGTTCACTTTTCTCTGAGCACTGAGAGCTTTTGCAACTTAGCTAAGGTTACATCAGGGTTTCTTCGCTTGAAGCCAGTATACCACGAAGAAGCAAACTGTGGGTCGCTCTGCTTCTTCCGGTGAAGTGTTATTGCCCTTTCGATGGCTAGGCTAAGCAGCTCTGACTGGGTGTAACCGTATCCAAAGCTTGCCATTTATGTTAAGTGTTCAACTAACTGTCCCTCCTTCTTAGCAATAAATGAGGGTGGCTGACCACAGCTTGGTAAATTCTTATGTTCATTGGTCACTGGCTGCAATCCAAGGGTTCTATCACGCAGAGTTGACTCTGGATGCCCATACAGTACGGCTGACTTGTACACAGATATCCCTGATTCAGCAACCTCCTTGTATGCTTTTGCTATAAGTCCTGTGTCATACTGCCACTTCTTATTCACAGCCTTGCCAATGGTAGGTAACTGAAatgaaagacattttttttttttaatttgggtCACAATTGATTTCAATATTGGTTTAGTTTTATTCAAACTAAATCAGAAGTTTAGTCAAGTAGCGTTGTTGCCAAACAAGAAAACCTGCCAAACAGCGCGTGGGCATGTCGCCCAgtagtctaaaatattagacgtgttatacgggattcttccaatccctaacgtctaaacgggaatgtgcaaaaaacgggggtgttttgaaaaatattgaaattgtactCAGAGAAGTATtctatgtttgaaatagataatataGGTTGATTATgatatttcttcatttaattgcaaagttattttgcacataaCAAGCATAAAATGCATTCAAACACAAGATTTACCTTTTCCAtcaaacgaaacttgactgacacaggcAACAATTATGCAAATTACACTTGTATAAAATACGGCTCCCAACGGTAAGTAACGGTACCCATTCTGCGTTCTTAAATTTGAACAGTAACGAGTTTCGATAGTGTTGTAGTTAGTTATTTCGATTTTAAAATTCAGTTGAGATACgtataactaaaataaaatggtttaaactttTACCATGATAAGGTACACGAACTAACAAACGAAAAATAGGTATcttgtacatattttatttgcataaaaacgactttaaaaaatatactgtaaatggtgaaagaaaaatagaaaaagtatCACGCATACCCAAAATACACGCAGTGAGCGCGAGTTTTCGACaagaaaataaacagaaaacattatttatttagaaatttcGTCTTGGTAGccataatataaataacattatacagtaaacacaaacaatggtaaatacacagttactgatcaaaatatgaaatagcCAACAGAAAATCAAACAACCTGGGAATAAACTAcagatttaagatatttaaaaaaagtaaaataatcgTAGATTGAATAGTTAAAATGTATCGTtcaatatatgttcattttgtcaAATCATCGGAACATATTCgtgaaaaaatgaatttgttaactttaactcTTTAATCTGTAAGTAGAAACTAGTCGGGATAGTTCacctatttttaataacttgccgaaaaagaaacaaaagtaACTGAAGATGCTTTAATGGTGTGGTGTATATAACccattatttatgaaaacattttacacaCGTATTAAGAGCTCTATAGGTTTGAGTTTATAAAACGTTCAGCACAagtcattatttgaaataatatgagcgcatttataaatgtttctgaaTTTCGTCAGCCTGTATTGCCATTATCAATGAGCAACTCTTCGGGCCCTGTCAAGCTTCTTCGATAATTTTGTCACTCTTTCTTGTAGTCTTGTGTAGCTAACAGAGCGCTCTGACGTGAATTTTGGGAAAGCGGAATGGTGGCGACCGCTAATTTTTCTGGTCAAGTTTTCAGGGCCCAGCAACTGCACAAAGTATTGCATGTCATCCCTTCTATTCAGCCCCTTTTGTGTGTGATGGGCGGCCTTATGGGCATCCAACAGCTCTTTATAAACATCGTCCAAGACGACCCCAACTCCACCAGCAAGTTTCCCATGCCGTTGTAACGTGAGTGGAGTAGTGTGTGGTCCAACTGATCGAATGCTCTctgaacataaaatgaaaatgaagacCGTTAAGAAtatgaataatttcaatataagGACTTAACAATTGTAAATTCTTATTTGTGAAATACACATATTTACCTTTAAACTCCCTGTTTAAGAACTCGTTAACCAAGTCAGCTTCATCGTTGGAAGCATGCCCTCCTCTTATATTAACTGTCCTATTCCAGATTAGATCTTGTTGCAGTCGAGGCGGTAGAAACCCATTCACACCTGAATTATTTTgttagaaaagaaaacaatttttttttaaatattagcaAATATAGTACATAACAAAGTAAAGTCATTCCATTCAGTGtgcgtgggggggggggttcataTGCGCATAAACTTACCAGCAATTAATCGGTGGGCAAGAATGAAGTACTTTGGATGATTTCTTTGAAGAAATTGCAGTAGATCTTGTTTCCAATATACTATCATCATTGGCCCGTCATTGTTTCTAACCGCGTCTCTTCTGATCAAATCATTCAAGCCACTCCACATCAGGtatttcgaatattcgaatttCCTATCAACTGCCTGAAATGACCTTTCTGATTTCCCGGTCTTTGAGCAGAATTTGCTGCAGAACCACGGCTCATCTATAAACAAAATAGTCACTGAAGattgaatatgtttaattaCCAAATGAGAacacatgtgttttattacGAACTCgccttaaacaaatacaagcattttataattataaagtaGCTTTCGAACGTGAACACACCTTCCGCTGGTAACTGGCCTTTCTTCAGTCCTACGCAATTGATGTGAAACCATCTTCCCCTCTTGCAGTCTGTATTTGTGCACTCTATCATGATACCTTTTTGGTTCGACTTACATGTGCAGAACTGTGTagcaaactgaaaaaaaaaatgctgtcgACTTGAAATCACCATTTCGCATAGAAATATTCctaatatatcataattatattttcttcataTATAACCATCACTTACCGTTCTACAATCAGAGCTGCAAAACCACTCGTCTGGAAGGTCATCCTCATCAAGTCCGCAGCAATCTGTATGGAACCATCCACCATTCTTACATTCGGAATTTTCACACTCGATCATGGGGATGTCCTCgtcaatatcttaaaacaacGATGGTGTATCAAGTTGTAATTTATTCTGCACAATATGAACTTCGCTtccaaataatacattattcaGGACTTTGTAAAATACGAATACCGACCTTGTCCACAAAAGCAATGCATCTCACTTCCGGCATTTTCTAAAGTCACTTCATTCCATATGCTGTCCACAATTTCTTCAGACACCCGATTCAAGGCTATCTCGGCGTCTTCAATAGTGTCCTCCTCCATGTCGTCGATCCCTAGCAGATCCATTGCAAACAGAACCACGTATCCTTCTGTCACGAATCTGACATAAAGAATGAGATATTAGGACAttcaattgattattttttttttaatttaaagtacaTAGAGTCAAAATAAGGAATGAGGTTAGTTACAAGAATATGTGTGTCTAtctaaagataaatatttttttaatcaaatatggaactgttttattattttaactcaCTTCAGAAATTCAGCTACGTAGTTAAATGTCTCTGACACGTGTTTTGAAACGGACCTCTGATTGAACACGTTTTTCAAGTGAAACAGTGTTCCTTTATCACGCGCGCTTTTCCCATCAAACAATTTGTCCATTGTGTCCTGAAAGTATAAGCCAAGAAgcagtaaataaaaaatgtacaatttatcCAAAAATAcgattttcattttaagtattCTGCTTTAATTTACCTGCATCAACAACATTCTTTTATGGAATTCCTGGGCGCCCGGTTCAAGTCCCTGAAGTTTTCCAACAGCTGTTGTGGCATTGGCCCTCGCATTCTGGGCGTCAAGATGCCTTTCACAAGACAGAGCATCCCCCCATGTAATAAGCGTGTGCACTTGATCTTCATGCTGAGGAACATAGTTGTGCAGGGTGTCTAGTATTTCTATCACACCGGCAGTTGAAGATGGGTTCGCATCTATAACACCTATGTTGAActgataagaaataaaatattatattataatcaCTTTTTAAATCGCACGAGGTTTAACTTAaccatttaattaaaacttcTAGAAATACTTACCATCTCGCTTTTTTGTGAGCTCTCTCTGGTGAAATGATGCTGAAAGGAGGTGCACGGGTAATGCGCGACACTCCGAAAGGCTGCCAAATGACCGACAAGGATTCGCTGCACCATGTTGACAAGTCTCTCCCTGACTGCATGTCGTTCTTTGTCATTTAAAAGGTACTTCTCAATGTCTATACTTTCAGCCGGTTCTACTTTCTTGTTATCAAACTGAGTTGTTTGTATTCTATTCTTGACTGCATATGCCAAAGcccaacatttatatttatttccatgATTTCTTGTTTGATGTCTAGCCTTCACTTGTTTTCCAACGTTGTCCCAGCATAATGTATAACCTAAAATCATTgtgtaacattatatttaattactttattttaGAGACTTTTGTTaaatagatattgatatttcacatgagtatggtcaacttttaataaacaaagaattaaaCTATTCTTTAACCAAAAAAACTGTGGAATTGGGAAATGTAACAGCAAATACACAGAGAGCTTGAATACCTTTTGGTACGGTGTCGTCACCATACAATATGGTAGGCTCTTCGGACTCCCGCTCCGAACTttgaacatcatcatcatcataatcatccaTGGCATCTTCCCACTCAGAACTTTCCTCTGGCTCAGATTCCAGCTGCGAGAAACTGCTCGTTGAAAATGAAGAGGGGTCGTCCTCAGTCTCATCCGACTGACTTACAGCCGGTGAATTAGCAGGTGGGCTGTCAGGTGTTCTGAACACATGTCTCTGCAAAGAAAATATTccattaatataatatattaagacttgacaaataaatattttgaaataaaactccGCTTGTAAGAAACTACATGGCTTAAGTAATGCATGTACAAACAAacatagtaaaatataaatccttaTCTGACTAACGCATTTCAGTAGCTGTGCTTAGCGAGCTTTGCAAAAAGGCTATTACCTTGAGATCGTTCTTCCACGAGAGAAGTTCTGCATCGAATGATGCTCGTAGCTTGTCAAGCGTTGCAAACATGCTCCATTCGCCAACACATATTCCCATGTGATTGAATATGTTAAACAACTGCAATGGGAACAGTCGTATTATTACATTCTCGTTGTTATTTCGTTTCaacatatgcaatacacttGAGGTATTTCCTtctcaattgtttgtttttaaacctGAATATTGTAACATCATTCAATGAATGTCGAGTGGAAATTCTACATACACGTGAGATGAAGAGACATATTTTGAAGGAGACTTTATATGAAGTTTTAACACAGATTTTTTTCCTCTTCTTAAAATTATTCACATGCCAgtttatattcatttgattATACGTACTGACATTTTATATAAGACTCACCGATCTTTTGCAGCCAGAACGCCACATCTGCACGGCATTCATTTTCATCAACAGGGAAGCAAGCTTgggtttattttgatatgctATCATAGACATGATTGTACCGATGACTGGAACCAGTGAAACGTTGCCTTTTCCCCTATAAGTAATAAACGTTGTAAGTGTAATCATCCTCGCAAACGgttgttaataatatttatttctcatATACGCAGAAACCAAGGGTAGGCGTAAAAGGGTGTGTGGCACAATTCCCCATATAGTTTTCGAAATGGTTCTTTTTAGcctattttattactttatcgTCCGGTACAGacattaaagtaaacattttagaCGATTTACGTGAATTAAAATTGTCACTGATCACcgttataaaaaaacatggaatCTACGTACCGTTTGAGTTCTTTCTCTCTGGTAGTGAGTGAAGATACGATTGCGTCGTACAGGAATGGTGCGTGTGATTCAAAGGCTGTCAACATCTGAGCAAAGTTCATATCTTTAAATCCTGATACACTGACTGATTGTTTCACGGGAAGGGCTACATCCTTCAGCATCTGTTTCACATCCATTCTTATCTTTCTTCTAAGCACCTTTCTCAGTGATTTCAAAGCCACTTTGGATTTTGACATGTAGTGCCTAAAGCCCTTGTCATACTTGTATGTCGCAAAGTACCTTGCGCCAGTTGTGAGATGTTCTCTTTTCTGTTAAAACgattataaaatcaaaatattagtACTTCGATAAATATCTCCATTTTTATACACTTCATTGATTGTGTGTGCTCAGAATTACATTTCCTAATGAACAATGTAAGTATTTTATGGTAAAATTAATTTGGAGGGTTTTGAAATCATTTCCCTGGTTTTAAAGCTGAAAATtcttataacataattaaaaaaaattatctacaaataaaaataaaattttggaTTTAATGGAATGAAGTTTAGGAAGTGCAAAATAAACTGACAATTAAACCTCTCGCCTACAATGACTCGTGCATATGGTTAACTAAAATGTTACGCCTTTTGTTGAACCGCGTTACTATTCAATTTAAGAGTGAACATCAAAGACAATGTTTGGGGGTAAATCAACATTATTTGAAGGCTTTCCAGTCGCAACTATTATAGTTCTAACACTGATGATGTGCCACAATTTGTTCCGTCAATAttgctttttcaaaaacataagcGAGTCCGTATAAAAGGTCACTTTGGTATTAACCAAATACTCTAAAATGCATAGATTGAGCGAAATAAATGGATATTATCAGTCTCTATTTTTTTTCGTAGCTAAGAATTATACGTTAAAAGACAGGTATAAGTGTCCCGACCGAAAGCAACGGCCGGGCGactgataagccccgccttTATCGCTGATTGGCAAGTATCCAGCCAGTTTGACTGACAGACCATGTCATAATCGGCTTCCAATCATGCGAGACAATATTGTATGTGCCATCCCTTCttgaatcattaaagtgactgtactccgtatgatgaaagagcgatagaaaaagaaaattgtcgaaaactgacataatcttGTTATccatgtgtacaatgcattaaaacttacttacTGTAGTACCACATAgcttacaattaattaatttttcgcagtgtttttctatttttccattaaaaaagaatacTGGGTATACCGcagtgttttcgtattttttc
The sequence above is drawn from the Mya arenaria isolate MELC-2E11 chromosome 14, ASM2691426v1 genome and encodes:
- the LOC128217469 gene encoding uncharacterized protein LOC128217469 encodes the protein MQCANCNKSFESKQSGFKRRYLINQDISTSAIKDILLNVDITPKSEKRSESRFVCNECEKLLKTASVGVKAKEKLFSKTDETSYIGLKRRRITLSASPIGTPYTPKRPRLSSTPKSKKREHLTTGARYFATYKYDKGFRHYMSKSKVALKSLRKVLRRKIRMDVKQMLKDVALPVKQSVSVSGFKDMNFAQMLTAFESHAPFLYDAIVSSLTTREKELKRGKGNVSLVPVIGTIMSMIAYQNKPKLASLLMKMNAVQMWRSGCKRSLFNIFNHMGICVGEWSMFATLDKLRASFDAELLSWKNDLKRHVFRTPDSPPANSPAVSQSDETEDDPSSFSTSSFSQLESEPEESSEWEDAMDDYDDDDVQSSERESEEPTILYGDDTVPKGYTLCWDNVGKQVKARHQTRNHGNKYKCWALAYAVKNRIQTTQFDNKKVEPAESIDIEKYLLNDKERHAVRERLVNMVQRILVGHLAAFRSVAHYPCTSFQHHFTRESSQKSEMFNIGVIDANPSSTAGVIEILDTLHNYVPQHEDQVHTLITWGDALSCERHLDAQNARANATTAVGKLQGLEPGAQEFHKRMLLMQDTMDKLFDGKSARDKGTLFHLKNVFNQRSVSKHVSETFNYVAEFLKFVTEGYVVLFAMDLLGIDDMEEDTIEDAEIALNRVSEEIVDSIWNEVTLENAGSEMHCFCGQDIDEDIPMIECENSECKNGGWFHTDCCGLDEDDLPDEWFCSSDCRTFATQFCTCKSNQKGIMIECTNTDCKRGRWFHINCVGLKKGQLPAEDEPWFCSKFCSKTGKSERSFQAVDRKFEYSKYLMWSGLNDLIRRDAVRNNDGPMMIVYWKQDLLQFLQRNHPKYFILAHRLIAGVNGFLPPRLQQDLIWNRTVNIRGGHASNDEADLVNEFLNREFKESIRSVGPHTTPLTLQRHGKLAGGVGVVLDDVYKELLDAHKAAHHTQKGLNRRDDMQYFVQLLGPENLTRKISGRHHSAFPKFTSERSVSYTRLQERVTKLSKKLDRARRVAH